Proteins co-encoded in one Capnocytophaga ochracea DSM 7271 genomic window:
- a CDS encoding TonB-dependent receptor: MLRKLYLYVLLFVSVSAFSQVKVEGTVIDELSSKPLQGVKVRVSTSPREAVTNSKGKYTLQLPEGEHLLLFSLSGYSSAEQLISLGDTHPYTVPTVSLSGDYQQEAEQLAVITESELEDDESGADAMSGLLQSSQDVFMRRAAFDFSSVFFKPRGYDSKDVTVLINGIPMNRLENGRAQWANWGGLNDITRNQEMSNGLVKSDYTFGGLMGSNYINIRPSLNRAGLRVTTSASNRSYTGRLMATYNSGVQRNGLAYMVSASRRFAPQGSWVDGTLYNAYAFAAGIEYQLNNHSSFNLIGMFSPVKRGKTSPLTREVLDLMGYQYNPFWGKQNGDKRNSRNRIVSEPIFVFSYNYLKNDTRLNVDLGYQFGEIGNTRISYSNAQNPEPNYYKLLPSYYLNQNPSDETMAALQKDYFLTHSQLDWEELYRANYNTTDKRSAFIVSNDINRERTFSANVNFSTPIHENIKWTSGVVYRNVSSDNFAEVDDLLGGDYFMNYDYFEGKPYNADETDMKKKEGDKWNYFYALKSNVAEVFSQFEFTFKNVELFVAGRYHYTDIQREGKFNYPLYADSYGKGAMQVQNGMSTKAGLTYALTGRHLLQANVGYFNTPQSVRNIYANVRNSNRLLPNIKNELAYTADASYILRMPYLKGRLTGFFTEIENTAETNFFYTETALTDEIDRDFVAQTVEGIKKRHFGLEFGAEAQLIPTLKLTAVASVGQYTYINNPSLYISSGEVNKAIDEVTMKNYHVPSGPQQAYSLGLEYRHPKYWWIGATANFLAQNYVSLSALNRTSQFFIDPTTKAPFTNIDTDLARKLLKQERLDDVFLVNLVGGKSWRLNKTYVSLMVSVNNLFDTQFLSGGFEQSRTANYGKMVQDNAQGVPSFGNRYFVGYGRTYMVNLAVSL, translated from the coding sequence ATGTTAAGGAAATTATATCTTTATGTGCTATTGTTCGTATCGGTTTCGGCGTTTTCGCAAGTGAAAGTGGAAGGAACAGTGATAGATGAACTAAGTAGCAAGCCTTTGCAAGGGGTAAAAGTGCGTGTGAGCACTTCTCCGCGCGAAGCAGTTACCAATAGTAAAGGTAAGTATACGCTTCAATTGCCAGAAGGGGAACACTTGCTACTCTTCTCCCTTAGTGGTTATAGCAGTGCTGAGCAACTCATTTCATTAGGAGACACTCATCCTTACACCGTGCCTACGGTTTCCCTCTCGGGTGACTATCAGCAGGAAGCTGAGCAATTGGCAGTGATTACTGAAAGCGAACTAGAAGACGACGAAAGTGGTGCTGATGCGATGTCGGGACTTTTGCAAAGTTCACAAGACGTGTTTATGCGTAGGGCGGCTTTTGATTTCAGTTCGGTGTTCTTCAAACCTCGTGGTTATGACTCCAAAGACGTAACGGTGCTCATTAACGGTATCCCGATGAACCGACTTGAAAACGGTCGTGCTCAATGGGCGAATTGGGGAGGGCTTAACGACATCACTCGCAACCAAGAAATGAGCAACGGATTGGTAAAATCCGACTATACTTTTGGTGGATTGATGGGCTCTAACTACATCAATATACGTCCGTCGCTTAACCGTGCAGGACTTCGCGTAACGACTTCAGCCAGCAACCGCAGTTATACTGGTAGACTGATGGCTACTTACAACTCGGGTGTACAGCGCAACGGATTGGCGTATATGGTTTCGGCTTCACGCAGGTTTGCGCCTCAGGGTAGTTGGGTAGACGGTACGCTCTACAACGCTTATGCTTTTGCAGCAGGAATAGAATATCAGCTTAATAATCATAGTAGCTTTAACCTTATAGGAATGTTTTCGCCGGTGAAGCGCGGTAAGACCTCGCCACTGACTCGTGAGGTACTCGATTTGATGGGCTACCAATACAATCCTTTTTGGGGTAAACAAAATGGCGACAAGCGCAATTCGCGTAACCGTATCGTTTCAGAGCCTATCTTCGTGTTCTCTTATAACTATTTGAAAAACGACACGCGCCTGAATGTGGACTTGGGCTATCAGTTTGGTGAAATAGGTAATACGCGTATTAGTTATTCGAATGCTCAAAATCCTGAGCCTAATTACTATAAACTTCTGCCAAGTTATTACTTAAACCAAAACCCTTCTGACGAAACGATGGCAGCCTTACAGAAAGACTATTTCTTAACGCATTCGCAACTGGACTGGGAAGAGCTTTATCGGGCGAACTACAACACTACCGATAAGCGCAGTGCTTTTATTGTGAGCAATGATATCAATCGCGAACGCACGTTCTCAGCCAATGTGAACTTTTCTACGCCTATTCACGAAAACATCAAATGGACATCGGGTGTAGTGTACCGCAATGTTTCTTCCGATAACTTTGCTGAAGTAGACGATTTGCTTGGCGGTGATTACTTTATGAACTACGATTACTTTGAAGGAAAGCCTTACAATGCCGATGAAACAGATATGAAGAAAAAGGAAGGCGACAAGTGGAATTACTTTTATGCGCTTAAAAGCAATGTAGCCGAAGTTTTCTCGCAGTTTGAATTTACGTTTAAAAACGTCGAGTTATTTGTAGCAGGACGTTACCATTATACTGATATCCAACGCGAAGGTAAGTTCAACTATCCTCTCTATGCTGATTCTTACGGAAAGGGTGCTATGCAAGTGCAAAACGGAATGAGTACCAAAGCTGGACTTACCTACGCACTTACCGGTCGCCATTTGTTACAAGCGAACGTGGGGTATTTTAATACACCACAATCGGTGCGCAATATCTATGCAAATGTGCGCAATTCTAATCGCTTGTTGCCTAATATCAAGAACGAATTGGCTTACACTGCCGATGCGAGTTATATTTTGCGTATGCCTTACCTAAAAGGACGCCTTACAGGGTTCTTTACCGAGATAGAGAATACCGCAGAGACAAACTTCTTCTATACTGAAACGGCTCTTACTGATGAAATAGACAGAGACTTTGTGGCTCAAACGGTAGAAGGCATCAAGAAGCGCCATTTTGGGTTGGAGTTTGGAGCGGAAGCACAACTTATACCTACTCTTAAACTTACGGCAGTAGCTTCGGTAGGACAATATACTTACATCAATAATCCGTCGCTTTACATTTCATCAGGAGAGGTGAACAAAGCTATTGATGAGGTAACGATGAAGAATTACCACGTGCCCAGCGGTCCGCAACAAGCCTATTCATTAGGTTTGGAATATCGCCACCCTAAGTATTGGTGGATAGGAGCAACGGCTAATTTCTTGGCACAAAACTACGTATCGTTATCGGCTTTGAACCGCACTTCGCAGTTTTTTATAGACCCGACCACAAAAGCGCCTTTTACTAATATTGATACTGACTTAGCTCGGAAGCTTCTCAAACAAGAACGTTTAGACGATGTATTCTTGGTAAATCTTGTGGGTGGTAAGTCGTGGAGACTCAACAAAACCTATGTAAGCCTAATGGTGAGTGTGAATAACTTGTTTGACACTCAATTCCTTTCAGGAGGTTTTGAGCAATCGCGTACTGCCAATTATGGCAAGATGGTACAGGATAACGCACAAGGCGTACCTTCGTTTGGCAATCGTTACTTTGTGGGTTACGGACGTACTTATATGGTGAACTTAGCGGTGAGCCTTTGA